A stretch of the Ammoniphilus sp. CFH 90114 genome encodes the following:
- the qoxA gene encoding cytochrome aa3 quinol oxidase subunit II, producing MRYKKGLVPIIALFFVVFLSGCETNMVVFDPQGPVARSIMELINWSLIWMLLVIVVVFGLFAYIVWKYRETEKNKDYEPPEEHGSTVLEIVWTGIPILIVIALTIPTVKTLYALEEIPKGYEDQKPVTIHVTSADWKWIFSYPEQGIETVNYVNIPVGTPIDFKLTSASTMQSFWVPQLAGQKYTMNKMETQMYVVADNPGSYWGKNTNFNGRGYTGMEFEVLAQTQQEFDKWVKDVQAAAPKLTEEKYEELLLPTHLGRLTFSNTHLEWVNHAELNSPTYTNPELYRYHGYQGEIFEQEDNYRNKSNQEHGGEHHGH from the coding sequence ATGCGCTATAAAAAAGGTTTGGTCCCCATTATTGCTCTATTTTTCGTCGTTTTTCTTAGTGGATGTGAAACCAATATGGTCGTTTTTGATCCACAAGGTCCTGTAGCAAGAAGCATTATGGAGTTGATTAACTGGTCTCTCATCTGGATGCTTCTGGTGATTGTCGTGGTATTTGGATTGTTTGCTTACATTGTGTGGAAGTATCGTGAAACTGAAAAGAATAAAGACTACGAGCCACCGGAAGAACACGGGAGTACGGTACTTGAGATTGTTTGGACGGGTATTCCGATTCTTATTGTTATCGCCCTTACGATCCCAACAGTTAAGACTCTATATGCTCTAGAAGAGATCCCGAAAGGTTATGAAGATCAGAAGCCAGTTACTATTCACGTTACATCTGCTGACTGGAAGTGGATATTTAGTTATCCTGAGCAAGGTATTGAAACCGTCAATTATGTAAATATACCTGTTGGAACTCCGATTGACTTCAAGTTGACATCGGCAAGTACTATGCAATCCTTCTGGGTACCGCAATTAGCTGGCCAAAAATATACCATGAATAAAATGGAGACACAAATGTATGTGGTTGCTGATAACCCTGGTTCCTACTGGGGGAAGAATACAAACTTTAACGGGAGAGGTTATACAGGGATGGAATTTGAGGTCCTAGCCCAAACCCAACAAGAATTTGACAAATGGGTAAAGGATGTTCAAGCTGCAGCACCAAAATTGACTGAGGAAAAATACGAGGAACTTCTCTTGCCTACACATCTCGGTCGATTAACTTTTTCCAATACCCACTTAGAATGGGTAAACCATGCGGAACTGAATTCTCCAACTTATACGAATCCGGAATTGTATAGATATCATGGTTACCAAGGGGAAATTTTTGAGCAAGAAGATAATTATAGAAACAAATCCAATCAAGAACACGGAGGTGAACACCATGGGCATTAA